The genomic DNA AACTCTTATCTCATAATTACTTCTATTCCCTCCGGAAAAATCTTGGGATAGCAGAGGAATGGGTATATGTCATCAGGAGAGACCGTGATGGAAAGGTATCTTGGAACGCCTTCGATCCTATCTATCAAATCTGGAAACCACTGCCACCCCTCCCTCCAGATTATTCAGAAGCGCTTGGTTTTGGTTGTGCTGTTCTTAATGGTTGTTACCTCTACTTATTTGGAGGTAAAGATCCATCAAAGGGATCAATGAGGCGTGTTGTTTTTTTCAATGCTCGGACAAACAAATGGCATAGAGCTCCATATATGCTGCGAAGACGCCATTTTTTTGGCTCATGTGTCGTGAACAACTGCCTTTATGTTGCTGGTGGTGAATGTGAAGGGAACCAAAGAATTCTTCATTCAGCTGAAGTATACGATCCTAACAAAAACAAGTGGACATTCATCACTGAAATGGACACTGCTATGGTGCCCTTTGTAGGGGTTGTTTATGAGGGCAAATGGTTTCTCAAAGGGATTGACTCTCACCGCCAGGTTGTGAGTAAAGTTTACGTACCTTCTACCAACTCCTGGTCCACCATTCATGGTGGGTTGATTACCGACTTGCGAAATCCCTGCATCTCATTAAATGGACGGCTTTTTACAACAGATTGCAGAGATGGCTGCAAGCTTAGAGTCTTTGAATGGGCAACAGATTCTTGGAGCAAGTTCATTGACAGCAAATTTCATCTAGGAAATTCTCAGGCCAATGAAGCTGCATCATTTGTTTGTCTTGATGGTAAGCTTGGCATCATCTGGAACA from Zingiber officinale cultivar Zhangliang chromosome 4A, Zo_v1.1, whole genome shotgun sequence includes the following:
- the LOC121970777 gene encoding F-box/kelch-repeat protein At1g55270-like, which encodes MERTAPESLRNSHRVVRVQAPLVDSVSCYCKVDTGLKTVVGTRKFVPGAKLCGQSEIVPMGPRQHITLKERNKNQGPLLPGLPDDLAIACLIRVPRAEHHNLHLVCKRWNQLLSHNYFYSLRKNLGIAEEWVYVIRRDRDGKVSWNAFDPIYQIWKPLPPLPPDYSEALGFGCAVLNGCYLYLFGGKDPSKGSMRRVVFFNARTNKWHRAPYMLRRRHFFGSCVVNNCLYVAGGECEGNQRILHSAEVYDPNKNKWTFITEMDTAMVPFVGVVYEGKWFLKGIDSHRQVVSKVYVPSTNSWSTIHGGLITDLRNPCISLNGRLFTTDCRDGCKLRVFEWATDSWSKFIDSKFHLGNSQANEAASFVCLDGKLGIIWNNMSIGIVDVANPGNSIVTASAREWEAMVGKGQLKNFVASLWSSIAGRGGPKGHILHCQVLQA